The Saprospiraceae bacterium genome includes a window with the following:
- a CDS encoding homogentisate 1,2-dioxygenase produces the protein MHYYSLGKIPPKRHTQFRKSDGTLYSEQLFSTEGFSDMYSILYHNYPPTMITQIGDPVSVAPNTIHDKQLKHRSLKGFDIAPEEDFLDSRKPVLINSDCKLILSSPMTSMTDYFYKNADADECIFVHVGSGTLKTMYGNIQFGYGDYLIIPRGTIYQLEFDSTVNRLFIVESYSPIITPPRYRNDFGQLAEHSPFCERDIRKPDELVTYDEKGDFLLYIKKQDNLYPYHYKAHPFDVIGWDGYLYPYAFSIHNFEPITGRVHLPPPIHQTFQTRGFVICSFVPRLYDYHPLAIPAPYNHSNIDSDEVLYYVDGDFMSRKHVEKGQITLHPGGIPHGPHPGTVEKSIGAKETHELAVMVDTFKPLIMTNYAAEIEDDEYAMSWL, from the coding sequence ATGCATTATTATTCATTAGGAAAAATACCGCCGAAAAGACATACACAGTTCAGAAAATCGGATGGCACCCTGTACAGCGAACAACTTTTTTCAACGGAAGGCTTTAGTGATATGTATTCAATATTATATCATAATTACCCGCCTACAATGATCACTCAAATAGGTGATCCGGTATCTGTAGCGCCTAATACCATTCATGACAAACAACTAAAACACCGCAGTCTGAAGGGCTTTGACATTGCACCGGAAGAAGATTTCTTAGATAGCAGAAAACCTGTATTGATTAACAGTGACTGTAAGCTTATACTATCTTCTCCAATGACAAGCATGACTGACTATTTTTATAAAAATGCAGATGCGGATGAATGTATTTTTGTTCATGTGGGAAGCGGAACATTAAAAACGATGTACGGAAATATACAGTTCGGGTATGGGGATTATTTGATTATTCCACGGGGTACTATATATCAGCTGGAATTTGACAGTACAGTAAACCGTCTTTTTATAGTAGAATCTTACTCTCCTATTATCACACCCCCGAGGTATCGGAATGATTTTGGACAATTAGCAGAACATTCACCTTTTTGTGAAAGAGATATCAGAAAACCGGACGAATTAGTTACTTATGATGAAAAAGGAGACTTTTTACTTTACATCAAAAAACAAGACAATCTGTATCCATACCATTATAAAGCACATCCGTTTGATGTGATCGGATGGGATGGGTATTTATATCCTTACGCTTTTTCAATACACAATTTCGAACCAATTACCGGTCGGGTACACCTTCCGCCACCAATTCATCAGACATTTCAGACGAGAGGATTTGTGATATGTTCCTTTGTGCCACGATTATATGACTATCATCCTTTGGCTATTCCTGCACCATATAATCACAGCAACATTGACAGTGACGAGGTTCTTTATTATGTTGACGGAGACTTTATGAGCCGCAAGCATGTCGAAAAAGGACAAATTACGCTACATCCGGGAGGCATTCCTCACGGACCGCATCCGGGTACTGTCGAAAAAAGCATAGGCGCAAAAGAAACACATGAACTTGCAGTCATGGTAGATACTTTCAAACCTTTAATAATGACTAACTATGCAGCAGAGATTGAAGACGATGAATATGCGATGAGTTGGTTGTGA
- the hppD gene encoding 4-hydroxyphenylpyruvate dioxygenase — MDTSTVKKPEQQTDTFPINGTDFIEFYVGNAKQTSLYYQHCFGFELIAYKGPETGSRDVVSYVLQQGKIRFVITSALDPNHEILQHVSKHGDGVKVLALWVDDAEDAYFKALERGAESAFEPVTLSDEFGSVKLAAIKTYGETIHTLVERSEYTGAFMPGYVPRKSEYTPKPIGLKYVDHCVGNVELGDMNRWVQFYEDVLGFKLLVTFDDKDISTEYTALMSKVVSNGNGYIKFPINEPAAGKKKSQIEEYLDFYKSAGVQHIAVATDDILHTVSTLRKNGVEFLYVPDNYYDTVLERVGHIDEDIEDLKKMNILIDRDEEGYLLQIFTKPVQDRPTVFYEIIQRHGARSFGKGNFKALFEAIEREQELRGTL, encoded by the coding sequence ATGGATACATCAACAGTAAAAAAACCAGAACAGCAAACAGATACCTTTCCAATAAACGGAACAGACTTTATTGAATTTTACGTAGGTAATGCAAAGCAAACAAGCCTGTATTATCAGCATTGTTTCGGATTTGAGTTAATAGCTTATAAAGGTCCGGAAACAGGGTCCAGAGATGTTGTGTCTTATGTACTTCAGCAGGGAAAAATAAGGTTTGTGATTACTTCGGCATTAGACCCTAATCATGAAATACTTCAACATGTGTCAAAACATGGGGATGGTGTGAAGGTACTCGCACTCTGGGTTGACGATGCAGAAGATGCCTATTTCAAAGCATTGGAAAGAGGAGCCGAAAGTGCTTTTGAGCCTGTTACGTTAAGTGATGAATTCGGATCCGTAAAACTCGCAGCCATAAAAACGTATGGTGAAACAATTCACACACTGGTAGAACGCTCTGAATACACGGGGGCTTTTATGCCCGGCTATGTACCCAGAAAATCAGAATATACACCCAAACCGATAGGATTGAAATACGTAGATCACTGTGTTGGTAATGTAGAGTTGGGAGACATGAACAGATGGGTACAGTTTTATGAAGATGTGCTTGGCTTTAAATTACTCGTGACATTTGATGATAAAGATATCTCCACAGAATATACTGCACTGATGAGTAAAGTGGTAAGCAACGGAAATGGTTATATTAAATTTCCAATTAACGAGCCTGCTGCCGGAAAGAAAAAATCACAGATTGAAGAATATCTCGATTTCTACAAAAGTGCTGGTGTTCAGCATATCGCTGTTGCAACCGATGATATTCTCCATACAGTTTCGACATTACGTAAAAACGGGGTGGAATTCCTTTATGTACCTGATAATTACTATGATACGGTGCTTGAAAGAGTCGGTCACATCGATGAAGATATCGAGGATCTTAAAAAAATGAATATCCTGATTGATCGGGATGAAGAAGGTTATTTGCTTCAGATATTCACCAAACCTGTTCAGGACAGACCCACCGTTTTTTATGAAATCATTCAGAGACACGGAGCACGTTCCTTTGGAAAAGGAAACTTCAAAGCACTTTTTGAAGCCATAGAAAGAGAGCAGGAATTGAGAGGTACACTATAG
- a CDS encoding glycosyltransferase gives MLIIFTIFIICFILTIAYWLWFYMAFPKIQKKTVEDNFDNHLPVSIIISYKNAGESLDATIQSILQQDYPVFELIAINDFSTDDGFERIKKISDKRLIHLNCSKNIPGKKLALTEAIETSKYDVLLFTDADCLPASNNWITSMVKTYSEKPDTEIVLGYGPMKEHKGLLNSFIRYETLLTAMQYMTYAQSGIPYMGVGRNMLFSKSLYKKVKGYQNHLHIASGDDDLFVQLAANQENTRTNTDKKSYVYSEPKTNLKSYFLQKTRHISTSPHYKLHHQMLLGLFAGSQILFHITGFILILLFPAPLYVLGIFLIKWILQMMLSHRIFKQLDGSNLLRIFPLLDIFYTIYLITMSILSIKGQKDW, from the coding sequence ATGCTTATAATATTTACGATTTTTATAATCTGCTTTATTTTGACCATTGCCTATTGGTTGTGGTTTTATATGGCTTTTCCAAAAATTCAAAAAAAAACGGTCGAAGATAATTTTGATAATCACCTTCCTGTCAGTATTATCATATCTTACAAAAATGCTGGAGAAAGTTTAGATGCCACTATCCAATCGATACTTCAGCAGGACTACCCTGTTTTTGAATTGATTGCCATTAATGATTTTAGTACGGATGATGGTTTTGAACGGATAAAGAAAATTTCTGATAAAAGATTAATTCATTTGAATTGCAGTAAAAATATTCCTGGTAAAAAATTGGCGCTTACGGAAGCTATTGAAACTTCTAAATATGATGTTTTACTTTTTACGGATGCCGATTGTCTGCCCGCAAGTAATAATTGGATCACATCTATGGTTAAAACCTATTCTGAAAAACCTGATACGGAAATTGTGCTTGGTTACGGACCAATGAAAGAACACAAAGGGCTGCTAAACAGTTTTATCAGATATGAGACCTTACTGACAGCGATGCAATATATGACTTATGCCCAAAGTGGTATTCCCTATATGGGCGTAGGTCGGAACATGTTATTTTCCAAATCACTTTACAAAAAGGTAAAGGGTTATCAAAATCATTTACACATAGCATCCGGGGATGATGATCTCTTCGTCCAACTTGCTGCCAATCAGGAAAATACAAGAACCAATACAGACAAAAAAAGCTATGTTTACTCGGAACCTAAAACTAATCTGAAATCATATTTTCTGCAGAAAACCAGACATATCAGTACATCTCCGCATTATAAACTTCATCATCAGATGTTACTCGGACTTTTTGCAGGTAGCCAGATACTTTTCCATATAACAGGGTTCATCTTGATATTGCTTTTTCCTGCGCCATTGTATGTCCTGGGTATATTTCTGATAAAGTGGATTTTGCAAATGATGTTGAGCCACAGGATATTTAAGCAGTTGGATGGTAGCAATCTACTCAGAATATTTCCTTTGCTGGATATTTTTTACACCATTTATCTGATTACAATGAGTATCTTGTCCATCAAAGGTCAGAAAGACTGGTAA
- a CDS encoding ATP-binding protein: MKIEILDKLLEISNRRIDNADTVFIREMYAEIEWRSRLILLKGCRGVGKTYLMLQHLKLSKDTSVYLSLDNLFFLTNTLTETIDTIYKSGVRLFGLDEVHKYPNCSIELKNIYDNYADIRLIITSSSALDIMAGKGDLSRRLDEYRLRGLTFVEFVRFEYGDILPGFTFDELLSNHLDIHDEYYEKLDLSRKFSMYLRKGYYPFYKEAGNKYHDRLLSVILQVIDSDMTAIFNIDYESARQIKKLLSLISRIGPFSPNISKLSRDLSMSRVSVLLYLDYLSEADVIYALKSEARSDSSLTKPDKVLLENTNLLYAFDVALVNSGALRETFVMNALNIAGSVSTPLKGDFMLDNKYVIEVGGSSKTFHQLSGMPNGILVKEGISRGSKDILPMWSLGLLRSKK, translated from the coding sequence ATGAAAATCGAAATTTTAGATAAACTGCTGGAGATCAGTAACCGAAGGATAGACAATGCAGATACTGTCTTCATTCGCGAAATGTACGCAGAAATAGAATGGCGTTCCAGACTGATCTTACTCAAAGGATGCAGGGGCGTAGGTAAAACCTATCTGATGCTGCAACATCTTAAGTTGTCAAAGGACACATCAGTCTATCTTTCATTGGACAATCTGTTTTTTCTGACAAATACATTAACAGAAACTATAGACACGATATATAAAAGTGGCGTAAGACTTTTTGGGTTGGACGAAGTGCATAAATATCCCAATTGTTCCATTGAGCTTAAAAATATTTATGACAATTATGCAGATATCAGACTAATCATTACGTCCTCTTCGGCATTGGATATTATGGCAGGCAAGGGAGATTTGAGCAGAAGGCTGGATGAGTATCGATTGAGAGGATTGACATTTGTTGAGTTTGTTCGGTTTGAATATGGAGATATATTACCGGGATTTACATTTGATGAGTTGTTGTCCAATCATTTGGATATTCATGATGAATATTATGAAAAGCTGGATCTGAGCAGAAAATTCAGCATGTATCTACGCAAAGGATATTATCCATTTTATAAAGAAGCAGGTAATAAGTATCATGACAGATTGCTTTCTGTTATCCTGCAAGTGATTGATTCGGATATGACTGCTATATTCAACATTGATTATGAGTCAGCAAGGCAAATCAAAAAATTGCTCTCTCTGATCTCAAGGATAGGTCCGTTTAGCCCGAATATATCAAAGCTATCGAGGGATCTCAGCATGTCACGAGTCAGTGTGCTGCTTTATCTGGATTACTTATCAGAAGCGGATGTTATTTATGCTTTGAAGTCAGAAGCGAGATCAGATAGCTCACTTACCAAACCGGATAAAGTGTTGTTGGAAAACACAAATCTTCTTTATGCTTTTGATGTGGCACTTGTCAATTCAGGTGCCCTCCGGGAGACATTTGTCATGAATGCACTGAATATAGCCGGCAGTGTTTCAACCCCTTTAAAGGGTGATTTTATGCTGGATAATAAATATGTCATAGAAGTAGGTGGATCTTCCAAAACCTTTCATCAACTGTCAGGTATGCCCAACGGAATATTGGTAAAGGAAGGAATAAGCAGAGGCAGTAAGGATATTTTGCCGATGTGGTCGTTGGGGCTACTTCGGTCAAAAAAATGA
- a CDS encoding MarR family transcriptional regulator: protein MHPEIDITVDQWVIIQLLKKHGVLSQQHLADLSFKDAPTVTRIIDLLENKKYLSRNPDKNDRRKFIIALTEDGTEIYHMILPILQEFRMESYAGLSNKELSTLEYILDKIFTNLSKPN from the coding sequence ATGCATCCCGAGATAGATATTACTGTAGATCAGTGGGTGATTATTCAGCTTTTAAAGAAACATGGTGTCTTGAGTCAGCAACATCTGGCTGATTTGTCCTTTAAAGATGCACCCACTGTCACCAGAATCATTGACCTGCTTGAAAACAAGAAGTATCTCAGTCGCAATCCGGATAAAAACGACAGAAGAAAATTCATCATTGCATTGACAGAAGATGGTACAGAAATATATCATATGATTCTGCCAATCCTTCAGGAATTCAGAATGGAGAGCTATGCCGGTCTCAGCAATAAAGAACTCTCGACATTGGAATATATCCTGGACAAAATTTTTACAAATCTTTCCAAACCAAACTAA